One Weissella coleopterorum DNA segment encodes these proteins:
- a CDS encoding ATP-binding protein, with amino-acid sequence MANRASIKYENPVIEYNENLVLTRTGEVWAYFKIKPFQINVANIEEKRAYKSTLTDVLERLQKYEDVDLKLLPADMDLAGRIQGTHEDWAKDLSDVAEYYLGQEEVNMLQAEFKPAVIDEFYIGVKLRATAIGDGIKEQFANASDLLVKRVADMMKFQVKFDDDFFKRYEVMNTDVLGILRPLNATKLKAESLAKLLGYSYHNEHSKTLEDMRDTIFDPGQHGIIQRDNGEEVDYVANLVINLPDNLELLELIPEIQSFKFPVEVHFKINYPKRDGVFGINTSAKQSKGKYKDELVDAEMTNDDSSSKSQDNFSLSSDLVDVLDSKDAFMAWTMILVVRDYDLEALRQKIRLLKTRINSYDRGISVYQPNFEQVMLLYQILPGTKLGVFKQWQQFTKVPAFVELMFGITSQIGTRTGFYVGRVLDLKQYDSVEMAAAASRVLLLMNPIISNKGIKGAKTDSPHIVITGNTGNGKSFATKDLMFHLAMFDIDMVSFDPKQEIRRWFNRALQNVPNEYFQKLIKSFHFITLDSRNSENNGVLDPLLTLNENSTADDIPEIVTLIKEMLVQIRSVSYSLKLETNLNDAIRSLCERRLMGEQIGTLAIIEKLREMGDDASDLADYYQSIIPNSMLRLAFGDGSSDGLTFDHQRTILEVTGLDLPKPNQDARLYTETNKQSISIMLALGKYMEKFGRSKTDRFSLEILDEAWIFESSEAGKKVLDSIKRLGRSENNMLISSTQRVADVNNADSTGQYGQIFAFDDPDDRPNILRQFGLPVNDDNIKMLQDLKKGQCLYRDIYGRVGKVVVHVLFNEWLEAFKTVDSNSSALLEGTYE; translated from the coding sequence GTGGCGAATAGAGCAAGTATTAAATATGAAAACCCGGTTATTGAATACAACGAAAATTTAGTATTAACCAGAACTGGGGAAGTGTGGGCGTACTTTAAAATTAAGCCTTTTCAAATTAATGTGGCAAACATTGAAGAGAAGCGGGCATATAAAAGTACGTTGACTGATGTTTTGGAACGTCTACAAAAATATGAAGATGTTGATTTAAAATTATTGCCAGCTGATATGGATTTGGCAGGACGGATTCAAGGAACGCATGAAGATTGGGCGAAAGATTTATCAGATGTTGCAGAGTATTATTTGGGGCAAGAAGAAGTAAATATGCTTCAAGCAGAGTTTAAACCAGCAGTGATTGATGAATTTTATATTGGGGTTAAATTACGAGCGACTGCTATTGGAGATGGAATTAAGGAACAATTTGCCAATGCTAGTGATCTGTTAGTGAAGCGTGTTGCAGATATGATGAAGTTTCAGGTTAAATTTGATGATGACTTTTTCAAAAGATATGAAGTAATGAATACGGACGTATTAGGAATATTACGACCATTAAATGCAACAAAACTAAAAGCCGAAAGTTTAGCTAAATTATTAGGTTATTCATATCATAATGAACATAGTAAGACTTTGGAAGATATGAGAGATACAATTTTTGATCCGGGACAACATGGGATTATTCAACGTGACAATGGGGAAGAAGTTGATTATGTGGCAAATTTGGTAATTAATCTACCAGATAATTTAGAGTTATTGGAATTAATCCCAGAAATTCAATCTTTCAAGTTTCCGGTTGAAGTACATTTTAAAATTAATTATCCAAAACGTGATGGTGTGTTTGGGATTAATACCAGTGCTAAGCAATCCAAAGGGAAATATAAAGATGAGCTGGTAGACGCTGAAATGACTAACGATGATAGCTCAAGTAAAAGTCAGGATAATTTTAGTTTGTCGTCAGATTTGGTTGATGTGCTGGATAGTAAAGACGCATTTATGGCTTGGACTATGATTTTAGTTGTACGAGATTATGACTTAGAAGCATTAAGGCAAAAAATCCGTTTATTAAAGACTCGGATTAATTCGTATGATCGGGGTATTTCGGTTTACCAGCCTAACTTTGAACAAGTAATGTTGTTGTATCAAATTTTACCGGGAACGAAACTTGGTGTATTTAAGCAATGGCAACAATTTACCAAAGTACCAGCTTTTGTTGAATTGATGTTTGGGATTACAAGTCAGATCGGAACACGTACAGGATTTTATGTTGGTCGAGTGCTTGACTTAAAACAATATGATTCTGTTGAAATGGCGGCCGCTGCTTCCAGAGTTTTACTATTGATGAATCCAATTATCTCTAATAAAGGGATTAAGGGGGCGAAAACAGATAGTCCCCATATCGTTATAACTGGGAATACTGGAAATGGTAAGTCATTTGCGACCAAAGATTTGATGTTTCATTTAGCTATGTTTGATATTGATATGGTTTCATTTGATCCAAAACAAGAAATCAGACGTTGGTTTAATCGAGCATTACAAAATGTTCCTAATGAATATTTCCAAAAATTGATTAAGTCATTTCACTTTATAACATTAGACAGTCGTAATTCGGAAAATAATGGGGTGCTTGATCCTTTATTGACGTTGAATGAGAACAGTACAGCTGACGACATACCAGAAATTGTGACATTGATTAAAGAAATGTTGGTTCAAATTCGATCTGTTTCATATTCATTAAAACTTGAAACTAATTTAAATGACGCAATCCGGAGCTTGTGTGAACGTCGATTAATGGGAGAGCAAATTGGAACATTAGCAATTATCGAAAAGTTGCGGGAGATGGGTGATGACGCTAGTGATTTAGCAGATTATTATCAATCAATCATTCCAAACTCAATGTTGCGCTTAGCATTTGGTGACGGTTCAAGTGATGGTTTGACTTTCGACCATCAACGGACAATTTTAGAAGTTACCGGACTTGATTTACCTAAACCAAATCAGGACGCTAGATTGTATACAGAGACAAATAAGCAGTCAATTTCCATTATGTTGGCGCTTGGTAAGTATATGGAAAAATTTGGTCGATCTAAGACTGATCGATTTAGTTTAGAGATATTGGACGAAGCGTGGATCTTTGAATCATCAGAAGCCGGGAAAAAGGTGCTTGATTCGATTAAACGTTTGGGACGATCGGAAAACAATATGTTGATTTCATCTACTCAACGTGTGGCTGATGTGAATAACGCAGACAGTACCGGACAATATGGTCAAATTTTTGCGTTTGATGATCCAGATGACAGACCAAACATTTTAAGACAGTTTGGGTTACCAGTAAATGATGACAATATTAAGATGTTGCAGGACTTGAAAAAGGGTCAATGTTTGTATCGTGATATTTACGGACGTGTTGGTAAAGTTGTAGTCCATGTGTTATTTAACGAGTGGTTAGAAGCCTTTAAGACCGTTGATAGTAACTCAAGTGCGCTTCTAGAAGGGACTTATGAATAA
- a CDS encoding cell division protein FtsK, producing MFKTIKYKDQVLARTLLLRCLYVSAFLLLMLFSFVWWKLRQSLVQVNNVQYVISFLVILAIVLLAETIFLKWLYTSYSLSHRDRLANYLKSIEFRQMLSLLMVTKGLFETKSDDDGEFVSYFPKVRVKFKFDTGQMVLEEPINGEQFMERFDKGEFDAVVETAFMADRQTNVYLKNKMISTFAFDPIKFRLKLSALKPKKGSLNIVKGIDWKYDKFYNMLVSGNVGTGKSYFLFAILGQLLAITKFIVVFDPKRSDLGALQYTDILKGKVFSTNTAINEQIHIVYEAMMERAKKMEKIKAEGKIGAYMEFNFKPHFMFFDEFGAWKEMNDKLAFGTPERKAYDLASGDLNEIAMMGRELGFYLIVGMQRPSADSLPMAIRNQLNFRVVMGKPTPEIQKMLFPDSDKELRPLSNDLKGWGFFQMGDGAVRAFFAPEVEKGFNLHEFMEHMGSLREAG from the coding sequence ATGTTTAAGACAATTAAATATAAAGATCAGGTACTAGCTAGGACGTTATTATTACGTTGTTTATATGTTAGTGCTTTTTTGTTGCTAATGTTATTTAGCTTTGTTTGGTGGAAGTTAAGGCAATCCTTGGTACAAGTAAATAATGTTCAATATGTAATTTCATTTTTAGTTATTTTAGCGATTGTCTTATTGGCAGAAACCATATTTTTAAAGTGGTTATATACCAGTTATTCATTAAGCCATAGGGATCGATTGGCAAATTATTTAAAGTCAATTGAATTTAGGCAAATGTTATCTTTATTGATGGTTACAAAGGGATTATTTGAAACTAAGTCAGATGATGACGGAGAGTTTGTCTCATATTTTCCAAAGGTAAGAGTTAAGTTCAAATTTGATACCGGTCAAATGGTCTTAGAAGAGCCAATTAATGGCGAACAGTTTATGGAACGTTTTGATAAAGGGGAATTTGACGCTGTGGTCGAAACGGCATTTATGGCGGATCGTCAAACTAATGTATATTTAAAAAATAAAATGATTAGTACGTTTGCGTTTGATCCAATTAAATTTAGATTGAAGTTATCAGCATTAAAACCTAAAAAAGGTTCATTAAATATTGTTAAGGGAATTGATTGGAAGTATGACAAATTCTATAACATGTTGGTTAGTGGGAACGTTGGAACAGGTAAGTCATATTTTCTATTTGCGATATTAGGTCAGTTATTAGCTATTACAAAATTTATAGTGGTATTTGATCCTAAACGTTCTGATTTAGGCGCTCTACAATATACGGACATATTAAAAGGAAAGGTATTTAGTACCAACACAGCGATTAATGAACAAATTCATATTGTTTATGAAGCAATGATGGAACGTGCCAAAAAAATGGAAAAGATTAAGGCAGAAGGCAAAATTGGGGCATACATGGAGTTTAATTTTAAACCACATTTTATGTTCTTTGATGAGTTCGGAGCGTGGAAAGAAATGAATGATAAGTTAGCCTTTGGTACGCCTGAACGTAAGGCTTATGATTTAGCGTCAGGAGATTTGAATGAAATAGCTATGATGGGACGTGAACTTGGATTTTATTTGATTGTGGGAATGCAGAGACCGTCTGCTGATTCATTGCCTATGGCTATTCGTAATCAGTTGAATTTTAGAGTGGTTATGGGAAAGCCAACACCAGAAATTCAAAAGATGTTGTTTCCTGATAGCGATAAAGAGTTACGCCCATTGTCAAATGACTTAAAAGGTTGGGGATTCTTTCAAATGGGGGACGGAGCTGTACGTGCATTTTTTGCGCCAGAAGTTGAAAAAGGATTTAATTTACATGAATTTATGGAACATATGGGTAGTCTAAGGGAGGCTGGATAA